Within the Deltaproteobacteria bacterium genome, the region ACCTGTGGGCATGCTCTTATCTGTACCTCTCACCATGATCGTCAAGATCGCCCTGGAAAGCAATGAGGACACCAGATGGCTCGCCATGATACTCGGACCTGCTCCTTCGGAGCGGTTGGCTGCATCCAGGGAAAAGCGTGCTGCAGCCCAGAAAAAAGATGTCCACTCGAGCAAGGCCGCTGAACTGGACAGCACCACCTAATTGCCGAGTTGGCTCATGGCGGAAGGCTTCTCGAATGTTCAGTTCCTTTTCTTTGAAAGCCAGGCCGGCTGAAACACTGTTCATAATATTATGCATCTCTTTGTACTTCAGTGCCATGGCCAGGGCGCAGCAGGACCAGTGGCAGCAGTTGAATCTCGAAATGGCCAGGCTCTTCCGCCAGGGACAATTTGCCCGGGCCGCCGAGGTGGGACATCGTGCCGTGGCAGCAGCTGAAAAGATTTATGGTCCAGGACACCTGAATGTGGCGATTGCTCTCAACAATCTGGCAACTGTGTACAGGGCCCTGGACCGCTATGCTGCTGCTGAGTCTTGCTACCGGCGGTCACTAACAATAAAGGAGAAGAATTTTGGGCCGATGCACCCCAGAGTTGCTACCACCCTCAATAACCTGGCCGGCCTCTATCGACAGCAGAGAAAATACGCGCAGGCAGAATCCCTTTATAAACGGGCCCTGGCCATCAGAGAAAAGAGTTTGCCTGCTGATCATCCAGATCTCGGCCAGTCGCTCAACAACCTGGCACTCCTCTACAAGGAAGAGAAAAGATACAAAGAGGCACTGCCGCTCTACAATAGAGCGCTCGAGATATGGGAAAAGTCCCTGGGCCCGGATGACCCCAATGTGGCTACCGTGCTCGAAAACATGTCACAGCTTTACCGAGAACTCGGCCAGGAGGACAGGGCCAGGAAGCTGCAAGAGCGGGCAACAAACATTCACCGGAGCCCGTAGGGCAGGTTTCAAACTTGCCCCTACATTGGTCAGACGGGCTGACACTGTCCTAATCCGGCAATTGCAGCATCAGCATGGGGGTTACTATGGCAAATGGCAGGGTCTGATAACTCTCCCAATCGCCGCCAGCCTGCTTGGAGTTGAGAAAGGTGCGCAGGGAATCATCCCTTGTAAAAAGATGATTCCAGCGAAGATCCAATGCGCCTTCTTCCAGATTGGTGAGATTTGCCAGCTCCACCGGAATGGGACCCATAAGTTCATTCAAGAATAATCTCAGAGATTCAAGATTTGACAGATTTCCCAGCTCACGTGGTAGAGGTCCCCTCAACTGGTTGTCATATAGACAAAGTACTTGAAGATTGCTCAGATTACCTAGCTCCGAGGGGATGCTACCGGTTAGTTTGTTGGTGTATAGATAAAGTTTTCTAAGATTGCCGAGATTGCCCAATGCTGCTGGTATGTTACCATTCAGCTGGTTGCCGAATAAATAAAGTTCTTTAAGTTCACTGAGGTTGCCCAGTTCAGCTGGTATATTGCCATTTAATTGGTTAGAGCTGAGATCAAGATATTCCAGGTTACTCAAATTACCGAGAACGGCTGGTATGTTATTTTCCAGCTGATTACCGGCAAGAACAAGCCCTTGAAGATTGCTCAGATTGCCCAGGCTGGAGGGAATGCTCCCGGTCAGCTGATTGCTGTATAGATAAAGCCTTTGGAGATTGCTCAAATTGCCCAGCTCCACAGGGAGCGTCCCAACCAGGTTGTTGTCATGTAAGTCTATCATTGTCACCGTGTCACTGCCACCGACGTTTTCCACGGTCACCCCGTGCCATCCATCTTCCGTCCCTGGTGCAGTAAAATCTCCTCCCACCTTCCAGCCGCAGTTGTCGGTCCAGCTGTCGCCAGCCGTGCTGTTATAGAGGGCAATGAGCGCTTCCCGCTCCACAGTGGGAATGTCTGCAGACACTCGCTGTACCGCAAGCAGCACACAGATGAACACCACTGCCAGAGCAACAATGATATACTTTTTCATTGCTTTCTCCTTTCCCTCGCCTGTTCTTGTCAAATGCTGCAAGAAATGAAAGGGTTTGCTTTGTGGTGAAGATTCCAGCCGTTATGTAGAGGTATATTGGTTTCTGTTCTAGAGTCAGTTGAGGTGATTCAGTGGAATGTATTCTTTCACAAGAATACTGACAGTGTCAATGAAATCAATGCAAAGCCTGGGTTCTGCGGCACCTTCTATCGCCATGAGGGAAACATGCATCGATAATCAACCCGCAGGGGCGGGTTTGAAACCCGCCCTTGCAATGCGGTGTCATTGATTTGGGAATATTTTCCTGGTTCGATTCGAACCGAATTGGAACTGCCGGTGTGCGCGCGCCATCTCTCGTGCCCCTGCCGGAAAACGCTGTTCTTGCCCCTGAAATGAGCGTTACTGGCCCCAAAGTCGACCTACTTCCAACAACTCCTCCTATCCCCTCAATCAATTAACTCGGGTAGACAACCAATCGCAGACATTGATACAGCCGATAAAGAATCTCAACCCAGGCATAGGACCACCAGACCTATACTGAATAACTTGACGTAATCAAAAAGTTACATTATTTTTATTTCATGAAGAAACTCGACCCGTTACTAGAGCCTGATTGGGATGAGGATAATGTTAACCATATCGCAGCTCATGGCCTCCGGCCGGAACAGGTTGAGGAGGTTTACTACAGCGAGGGACCGTTCCCGACTCTTGCCCTGAAAAATAAAAGAAAACGTGGGTCAGTTCTAGAATA harbors:
- a CDS encoding tetratricopeptide repeat protein, which gives rise to MFSSFSLKARPAETLFIILCISLYFSAMARAQQDQWQQLNLEMARLFRQGQFARAAEVGHRAVAAAEKIYGPGHLNVAIALNNLATVYRALDRYAAAESCYRRSLTIKEKNFGPMHPRVATTLNNLAGLYRQQRKYAQAESLYKRALAIREKSLPADHPDLGQSLNNLALLYKEEKRYKEALPLYNRALEIWEKSLGPDDPNVATVLENMSQLYRELGQEDRARKLQERATNIHRSP
- a CDS encoding Two component regulator three Y domain protein; this encodes MKKYIIVALAVVFICVLLAVQRVSADIPTVEREALIALYNSTAGDSWTDNCGWKVGGDFTAPGTEDGWHGVTVENVGGSDTVTMIDLHDNNLVGTLPVELGNLSNLQRLYLYSNQLTGSIPSSLGNLSNLQGLVLAGNQLENNIPAVLGNLSNLEYLDLSSNQLNGNIPAELGNLSELKELYLFGNQLNGNIPAALGNLGNLRKLYLYTNKLTGSIPSELGNLSNLQVLCLYDNQLRGPLPRELGNLSNLESLRLFLNELMGPIPVELANLTNLEEGALDLRWNHLFTRDDSLRTFLNSKQAGGDWESYQTLPFAIVTPMLMLQLPD